In a genomic window of Prochlorococcus marinus subsp. marinus str. CCMP1375:
- the rplO gene encoding 50S ribosomal protein L15 → MTSISLDSLKPNKGARKRKTRKGRGIAAGQGASCGFGMRGQKSRSGRPTRPGFEGGQMPLYRRVPKLKHFPLVNSKSFTLINVASLNSLKEGSTVNLDSLVKTGIVTSPKYPLKVLGNGNLKVKLVVQAAAFTASAKTKIEGAGGSCEVFE, encoded by the coding sequence ATGACTTCTATTAGCCTCGATTCTTTAAAACCAAATAAAGGAGCTCGTAAGAGAAAAACGCGAAAAGGCCGTGGGATTGCTGCTGGTCAAGGAGCAAGTTGTGGTTTTGGAATGAGAGGCCAAAAATCCAGATCAGGTAGGCCAACGCGTCCTGGATTTGAAGGTGGTCAGATGCCTTTATATAGGAGAGTTCCCAAGTTAAAACATTTTCCTTTAGTTAATTCCAAATCTTTTACCCTAATAAATGTTGCATCTTTAAATTCACTGAAAGAAGGCAGCACAGTAAATCTAGATTCGTTAGTGAAAACCGGTATAGTTACTAGCCCTAAGTACCCTTTAAAAGTTTTAGGTAATGGTAATTTAAAAGTTAAGCTTGTAGTTCAAGCTGCTGCATTTACTGCTTCTGCTAAAACTAAGATCGAAGGAGCTGGAGGCAGCTGTGAGGTTTTTGAGTAA
- the secY gene encoding preprotein translocase subunit SecY, with protein MLVTRGRNPSASEVITQLVLNKELRGRVLITLGMLLFVRLGIYIPVPGIDREAFKEFIQQGGQLIGFLDIFTGGGISTLGIFALGILPFINASIIIQLLTAALPQLEDLQKNEGEAGRRKISQITRYVALGWGLMQSLVFALILRQYAIESLSETAFVFQTAIALVTGSMIVMWLSEIITEKGIGQGASLVIFLNIVATLPKALSSTIEKAQTGDRNDVFGIIVLLIVFLITIVGIIFVQEGARRLPIVSAKRQIGGTALLPTRQSYLPLKLNAGGVMPIIFASALIFLPITIANFTKNPLLIQAASALNPSSANPWPYAITFFALILGFAYFYASLTINPIDIAANLKRGGVAIPGVRPGSATSKYLSGVQNRLTLLGGLFLGSVAIVPAAVERATNVQTFQGLGATSLLILVGVAIDTAKQVQTYVISQRYEGLVRQ; from the coding sequence ATGCTTGTTACTAGAGGTCGCAATCCGAGTGCATCAGAAGTTATTACCCAACTAGTTCTAAATAAGGAACTTAGGGGAAGGGTTCTAATAACTTTAGGCATGTTGTTGTTTGTAAGACTTGGTATATATATTCCTGTACCTGGAATAGACAGAGAAGCTTTTAAGGAATTTATTCAGCAAGGAGGACAGCTTATTGGTTTCCTAGACATATTTACTGGGGGAGGTATTTCAACTCTTGGCATTTTCGCCTTAGGTATTTTGCCTTTCATTAATGCATCAATCATTATTCAATTATTAACTGCGGCTTTGCCTCAGTTGGAAGATTTGCAGAAAAATGAAGGTGAAGCAGGGCGTCGAAAGATTTCTCAGATAACTCGTTATGTCGCTCTTGGTTGGGGGCTTATGCAGAGCTTAGTTTTTGCATTAATTCTTAGACAATATGCAATTGAGAGTTTGAGTGAAACTGCATTTGTTTTTCAAACAGCAATTGCATTAGTTACTGGATCAATGATTGTTATGTGGCTGAGTGAAATTATTACCGAAAAGGGTATTGGTCAGGGCGCTTCATTAGTTATTTTCTTGAATATCGTGGCAACTCTTCCTAAGGCACTTAGTTCTACGATTGAGAAGGCCCAAACTGGGGACAGAAATGATGTATTTGGAATAATTGTTCTTTTAATAGTTTTCTTGATAACTATTGTAGGAATTATTTTCGTCCAAGAAGGTGCGAGAAGATTGCCAATTGTGAGTGCCAAAAGACAAATAGGCGGTACTGCTTTATTACCAACCAGACAAAGTTATTTGCCTTTAAAATTAAATGCTGGGGGAGTGATGCCGATCATATTTGCCTCTGCGTTGATTTTTCTTCCAATTACAATTGCCAATTTCACTAAAAACCCACTTTTAATACAAGCTGCTAGTGCTTTGAATCCAAGTTCTGCAAATCCTTGGCCTTATGCAATTACTTTTTTTGCTTTAATTCTTGGATTTGCATATTTTTATGCTTCTTTGACAATTAATCCCATTGACATTGCAGCAAATTTAAAGAGGGGGGGTGTAGCAATTCCAGGGGTGAGGCCTGGTAGTGCAACATCAAAGTATCTTTCAGGTGTTCAAAATAGGCTGACTTTGCTAGGAGGACTTTTTTTAGGTTCTGTTGCAATTGTTCCTGCTGCAGTCGAGAGAGCTACCAATGTTCAAACATTTCAAGGTTTAGGTGCAACCTCTTTATTGATTCTCGTTGGGGTTGCAATTGATACTGCTAAACAAGTTCAGACTTATGTGATTTCACAAAGGTATGAAGGTCTTGTTCGGCAATGA